The following proteins are co-located in the Prionailurus viverrinus isolate Anna chromosome A1, UM_Priviv_1.0, whole genome shotgun sequence genome:
- the GZMK gene encoding granzyme K has translation MMEFYFSLIFLTAGVSMTPECFSMEIIGGREVSPHSRPFMASIQYSGHHVCGGVLIHPQWVLSAAHCRSRNHKGQLFKVILGAHSLSKNEASKQMFDIKKFIPFSKLTSYRKSNDIMLIQLHTAATLNQHVQLLHPSSKNDIRAGTKCQVTGWGATDPEFLRISDTLREVTVTVISRKLCNSPSYYNHSPVITKGMICAGDDRGHKDSCQGDSGGPLVCKGAFHALVSGGHQCGHPKKPGIYTLITQKYQAWIKSKLAPSHANYHQE, from the exons ATGATGGAGTTTtacttttctctaattttcctaACAGCTGGCGTTTCTATGACTCCAGAGT GTTTCAGCATGGAGATTATTGGAGGGAGAGAAGTGTCGCCACATTCCAGGCCATTCATGGCTTCCATCCAGTACAGCGGCCACCATGTCTGCGGTGGAGTGCTGATCCACCCACAGTGGGTGCTTTCCGCAGCCCACTGCCGCTCCCG gAATCACAAAGGCCAGCTTTTCAAAGTGATTTTAggagcacactctctctcaaagaatgaGGCCTCCAAACAAAtgtttgatattaaaaaattcaTACCATTCTCAAAACTTACATCATATCGTAAATCAAATGATATTATGCTAATTCAG CTTCACACGGCTGCAACACTCAACCAACATGTTCAGCTGCTGCACCCAAGCTCCAAAAATGATATTAGAGCTGGAACAAAATGCCAGGTTACTGGCTGGGGAGCCACCGACCCAGAATTTTTAAGGATCTCTGATACCCTGCGTGAAGTCACCGTTACTGTCATAAGTCGAAAACTTTGCAACAGCCCAAGTTATTACAACCACAGCCCTGTTATAACTAAAGGCATGATATGTGCAGGAGATGACAGAGGCCACAAAGATTCCTGCCAG ggTGACTCAGGTGGCCCCTTGGTTTGCAAAGGTGCCTTCCATGCTTTAGTCTCTGGAGGTCATCAATGTGGCCATCCCAAGAAGCCTGGAATCTACACCCTAATAACCCAGAAATACCAGGCTTGGATTAAAAGCAAGCTTGCCCCATCTCATGCAAACTACCATCAAGAGTGA